In Planctomicrobium piriforme, a genomic segment contains:
- a CDS encoding DUF1559 domain-containing protein, producing the protein MSLNRARIRRGFTLIELLVVIAIIAILIALLLPAVQQAREAARRSQCKNNLKQLGLALHNYHDTHSVFPPGALALNITNGVAYKSGDTEPGRTAVGGGWGWTVFVMPMLDQAPLYAALNPNGNNFPTTANATTKTVLSVFLCPSDPSGEIVTSTALGGDGATQGHARSNYPAIYGSGSVEYVHVDADATKGMFWYNSKVRIRDVTDGLSNSLAITERKWDGGDSETRRGAVWVGKCAGGPANAGNKYANLVRADNDPDWLVNANNKITPANSTNAASSQHVGGVQFLMGDGSVRFLSENTSGATYKLLGQKADGEIIGEF; encoded by the coding sequence ATGTCACTCAATCGTGCTCGAATTCGACGCGGTTTCACGTTGATCGAACTGCTGGTGGTCATCGCGATCATCGCGATTCTCATTGCTCTGCTGCTGCCGGCCGTGCAACAGGCCCGTGAAGCAGCCCGTCGCTCGCAGTGCAAGAACAACCTCAAGCAGCTCGGCCTGGCCCTGCACAACTACCACGATACGCACAGCGTCTTCCCGCCGGGCGCACTGGCTCTGAACATCACCAACGGCGTGGCTTACAAGTCGGGCGATACAGAACCGGGCCGGACGGCCGTCGGCGGCGGCTGGGGCTGGACCGTGTTCGTGATGCCGATGCTCGATCAGGCTCCGCTGTACGCTGCCCTGAATCCGAACGGCAACAACTTCCCGACGACAGCGAACGCGACCACCAAGACCGTGCTATCGGTCTTCCTGTGCCCGTCTGATCCTTCTGGTGAAATCGTGACGTCGACCGCCCTTGGCGGCGACGGCGCGACCCAGGGTCATGCCCGTTCCAACTACCCCGCCATTTACGGCAGCGGCAGCGTGGAATATGTCCACGTCGATGCCGACGCGACGAAGGGGATGTTCTGGTACAACAGCAAGGTCCGCATCCGCGATGTCACCGACGGTCTCAGCAACTCGCTGGCAATCACCGAACGGAAATGGGACGGCGGCGACTCGGAAACCCGTCGCGGCGCAGTGTGGGTTGGAAAATGTGCAGGCGGCCCGGCCAATGCCGGTAACAAATATGCGAATCTGGTTCGCGCCGATAATGACCCGGACTGGCTGGTCAACGCGAACAACAAAATCACTCCCGCCAACTCCACCAACGCCGCTAGCAGCCAGCATGTCGGCGGCGTGCAGTTCCTGATGGGAGACGGCTCGGTCCGCTTCCTCAGCGAAAACACGAGCGGCGCGACTTACAAACTGCTCGGCCAGAAGGCTGACGGCGAAATCATCGGCGAATTCTAG